The DNA region CGTACTTCGCGCAGGAATGTGCTCTTCGGCACGGCCGCCGCAGGTGCCGCCCTCCTCACCGGCTGCACCAGCAACAAGAGCAACGACGACAAGGACGCCGCCGGGCAGGCGAACGTCGCCGACGACAGGCCCGGCAAGAAGGTCACCATCGGCTTCGCGGGCCCGCAGGCCGACCACGGCTGGCTCAACGCCATCAACGAGCAGGCCAAGGAGCGCGCGAAGAAGTACCAGGACGTCACGCTGGAGGCCACGGAGGGCTCCAACGACAACGCACAGCAGGTCGGCCAGATCGAGACGCTGATCAACAAGAAGGTCGACGTGCTGGTGATCCTCCCCGCCGACGGCAAGGCGCTCACACAGGTCGGCCTGAAGGCGATGCGCGCCGGAATCCCCGTGGTCAACCTCGACCGCGTCTTCGCCTCGCAGCAGGCCTACCGCTGCTGGATAGGCGGCGACAACTACGGCATGGGCCTCAACGCGGGCCGCTACATCGGCGAGAAGCTCAAGGACAAGAAGAACGCGAAGGTCGTCGAACTCGCGGGCATCGACAACCTGGAGCTGACGCGCGAGCGCACCGAAGGCTTCGACGACGCCCTGAAGAACTACCCCAACATCAAGAAGGTCGCCCGTCAGGCCGCCGAGTTCACCGTCGAGTCCGGGCAGTCGAAGATGGCCCAACTGCTGCGCGCCGAGCCGAAGTTCGACGCGCTGTGGAACCACGACGACGACCAGGGCGTGGGCGCCGAGCGCGCCATCGAGCAGGCCGGGCGCGACGACTTCCTGATGGTCGGCGGCGCAGGTTCGCGGCGCGTGATGGACTCCATCAAGGCCGACGACAGCGTCATCAAGGCCACCGTCCTCTACCCGCCGACGATGGCCGCCTCCGCCATCGACCTGGCCCGTGCGCTCGGGCAGGGCAAGGGAATCGGCGGGCTCGCCGAGTTCGAGATTCCGGCCTCCCTGACGCTCTACTCGGCCGTCGTCACCAAGGAGAACGTCGACGAGTATCTGCCGACGGGCTTCAAGTAGGCGAGGGCCCGGGGCAGTCGGGGCGCAGCCGGGCCGATGCGTGCCGTCGGCTCGTGCGGCCGCGCGGCTGTGCGGCCGCCGCCGTGCACCGCACCCCCCGCACCTGCTGCGCCCCGTCGCGCCCCGGCCGCGCCATTGGGCCCGTAGCGCACCACGCCGGCCCCACCGCGCACCACGCCAGGCCGTGCCCCACCCCCCACTCGTACCCCCGACAGGGAGGAGCCCCATGTCCAACGACACAGCGCCCGCCCCCGCGCCCGCGTCCGCACGCCCCGAGCAGGGTGGCTCGGCGCCGCCGCTCGGCGTGGGCATGGTCGGCTACGCCTTCATGGGCGCCGCGCACTCTCAGGGGTGGCGCACCGTCGGCCGGGTCTTCGAACTGCCCCTTACGCCCGTGATGACGGCCGTATGCGGACGGGACGCCGACGCGGTACGGGCCGCGGCCGGGCGGCTGGGCTGGACGGCCGCCGAGACCGACTGGCGGGAGATGATCGCCCGCGACGACATCCAGCTCGTCGACATCTGCACACCCGGCGAGAGCCACGCCGAGATCGCGGTCGCCGCGCTGGACGCCGGAAAGCATGTGCTGTGCGAGAAGCCGCTCGCCAACTCCGTCGACGAGGCGGAGGAGATGGCGGCGGCGGCCCGACGCGCCCGCGAGCGCGGCCAGTCGGCCATGGTCGGTTTCAACTACCGCCGTACGCCCGCGCTCGCCTTCGCGCGGCGCATGGTCGCAGAGGGCCGCCTGGGCGAGCTGCGGCACGTGAGGGTGAGCTATCTACAGGACTGGCTCGTCGACCCGGCCTTCCCGCTGGCGTGGCGGCTGCGCCGCGAGGCCGCCGGTTCCGGCGCGCTGGGCGACCTCGGCGCGCACGCCGTCGACATCGCACAGCATCTCGCGGGCTCGCCACTGGCCGGAGTCTCGGCGCAGACGGAGACATTCGTGACGGAGCGCCCGCTGCCCGGCGAGGGAGCCGGGGGAGCGGTCGGGCCCGTGACGGTCGACGACGCCGCCATCTTCAACGGCCGCCTCACATCGGGGGCGTTGGCGTCCTTCGAGGTGAGCCGGGTCGCGGCCGGACGTAAGAACGCCCTGCGCGTCGAACTCAACGGCACCCTCGGATCAGTGGAGTTCGACCTCGAACGCCTCAACGAGCTGCACTTCCACGACCATACGGACTCCGCGGAGGAGTCCGGCTTCCGCCGCATCCTCGTCACCGAGTCCGAACACCCCTATCTGGAGGCGTGGTGGCCGCCGGGCCACGGCCTCGGCTACGAGCACACCTTCGTACACCAGGCGCGCGACCTGCTCTACGCGATCGCCACCGGCACCGACCCCGAACCGTCCTTCGCCGACGGCCTCCAGGTCCAGCGTGTGCTGGCGGCCGTCGAGGAGAGCGCCGCGAAGCACAGCGCGTACATCGCCGTGGGCGGCGACTGAGCGCCGAACGGCCAAGCGCCGAACGGCACGAGTCGCCCGGCGGACAGCACGAGTTGCCCGGAGAGATCAGGAGGCTGCGCACATGCCCAGACAGTTCACTCTCTTCACCGGCCAGTGGGCCGACCTCCCGCTGGAGGAAGTCTGCCGACTGGCCAGCGACTTCGGCTACGACGGCCTCGAACTCGCCTGCTGGGGCGACCACTTCGAGGTGGACCGGGCCCTGGCCGAACCGGACTACGTGGCGGGGCGCCGCGCACTGCTGGAGAAGTACGGGCTGAAGTGCTGGGCGATCTCCAACCACCTCGTGGGCCAGGCGGTCTGCGACGACCCCGTCGACGAACGCCACAAGGGCATACTGCCCGCCCGCATCTGGGGCGACGGCGAGCCGGAAGGCGTACGGCAGCGCGCCGCCGCGGAGTTGAAGAACACGGCACGCGCCGCGGCGGCCTTCGGCGTACGCACCGTCGTCGGCTTCACCGGCTCCTCGATATGGCATCTGGTGGCGATGTTCCCGCCTGTGCCGCCGCACATGGTCGACCGCGGCTACGAGGACTTCGCCGAACGGTGGAACCCGATCCTCGACGTCTTCGACGCGGAAGGCGTCCGCTTCGCCCACGAGGTGCACCCCAGCGAGATCGCCTACGACTACTGGACGACGCACCGCGCACTCGAAGCGATCGGCAGGCGCCCGGCGTTCGGCCTGAACTTCGACCCCAGCCACTTCGTCTGGCAGGACCTCGACCCCACCGGATTCCTCTACGACTACCGCGACCGGATCTACCACGTCGACTGCAAGGAGGCCCGCACGAGACTCGACGGCCGCAACGGCCGCCTGGGCTCACATCTGCCGTGGGGCGACCCCAGGCGCGGCTGGGACTTCGTCTCGGCCGGACACGGAGACGTGGCCTGGGAGGACGTCTTCCGGATGCTGCACTCCATCGGCTACGACGGCCCGGTCTCGGTCGAATGGGAGGACGCTGGCATGGACCGCCTCGCGGGCGCGCCGGAGGCGCTGCGACGCCTCAAGGCGTTCGACTACGACCCGCCGGCGTCGTCGTTCGACGCGGCGTTCTCAAGTTGAGCGTCTGCGACTGAGCAGTCTCCGACTCCGTCCAACTGGGCGGCTTCCACTGCCGGTTGGGCCGTGTCCACTGCCGGTTGGGCTGCGCACGGCGGCCTCCGGCCCGCTTCGAACCGCGCACGCGGCTTGCGCCGCTTCGAGCCGCCGCGCCCCGGGCAACCCGCCTGCCTGGGGCGCGGTGCTGTCGCTCAGCGGACGTGCGCGACACTTCTTGACCGGCGATGTGATCGACGGCGACCGTCGGCCGACATCCAAGGGTGAGGAAGGACTTCGGAGAATGCAGCGTGCCCTGCGCCGTCATGGACCTTGGCTGTGTGTCCTCGCCCTGGCAGGACTGCTCGTTCAGGGGATGGTGAAGTACGCGGCTCCCGCCCCCCGTTGGGACATGGTCGCCTGGACGGCTCTCCTCGCCGTCGCGGCGCTGGTGGTCTGGCGTGTGCGCAAGGCGAGTTCGCCTCAGCGTGAGGTGCGTGCCTCGCGGTGGCACTACGGGCGGGGCGCGATGGTCCTCGCTGGCGTCTTCGCGGCCGGCGTAGTCGGTCTCTTCCTCGGCGTGGGAGTCTCGGAGTTCACGCCCAAGGTTCAACGCATCCTCGAGGCCGACCCTGTGATCCGCTCGTCCCAGGTCACCGAGGTGACCAAGGTCTCCGGCGACGACAGCGGCCGCGGTCCGGACCAACTCTCGTACACCATCCACCACCGGGTCCGATTCGATTCCGGGACGGAGACGGTGGAGAGCACCGTCGACTCCTTCCGGGCGATCTCGCCCGGCAGCACCGTCTGGGTGCTTTACGACCCCGGCAAGCCCGACATCGGCGGCCACACCGAGGAGAGCAAGGACGAACTCGAAGCCCTGCAGGGCGGGACGGTCGACACTTTTTGGATGGGCATCACGGCGGGCAACCTCGGCCTCGCCGGACTGTTCGCCGCGATGGCCCTGTTCGGCACGAACAAGCTGGTACGGGACGGCAGTCGGCGAGGGTCGCTGCGCTGCGCTCCCGCCACGTCGGGGCGTACGGGCGTGGCTCGTCACCGCCCGCCGGAGCGTACGAACAACCGCACCGAGCGTTCCGAACTACGCGAGAAGTCCGGGCCGTTCGTTGAACTCGTGCTGCAAGGGGGAGCGGTCGTCCGGCTGTTCGTTGACAAGATCATCGAAGCGGGCGCGCTGGCACAGCAGTTGGGGGAGGCGACCGGCACCCTCTACTGGGACGGCGTGCCACCGGTCCGTGGCGCTGACGCGACCTGGGCGCTGTTCGTGCTCGACTCGGGCGAGGAGATCCCCGGCGTCGTACAGCGCTCCGATTCCTTCGACTGGCAGACCGCTGGGGCGCAGGTCGACCGCACGGACACCCGCGCGCTGGAACGCCGCCCCGTCGTCCATCCGGTCACGTGGCAGCCGGGCGTCCAGGTCGTGGCGGTGCCGTTCATTGCCGCTGCCGTGGGCGCGCTGCTGGCCTACGCATACCTCGGCTCCGCGATCGCTCTCGTCGTGGCCTGGGCGATGCTGCCGCTCGCCCTCGGCGCCGTATACATCGCGCGTGGAATGCACTTGGACGAGGCGGTGCCTGAGGCACCCCCGGTCGACATGGGGAAAGCCCGGTAACAGCGGGCCAGATACAGAAGCAGGTCGACTCATGCAGGACCGCCGTCCTCGTGGGGAGGACGGCGGTCCGAAGGTGTCGTGATGCCGCTACCGGCGGTGGGTCCAACTGCGCGGCCAGTGCGGTGCGTTGAGCATTGGCTTCTACGCGTCGTCCGCGCGTCGTTCTCCATGACTCAGGCTCGGGACGCGTACGAGACGAAGTTCGCCCACGCGGTGGGGGAGAGGGCGAGTTGGGGGCCCTCGGTGTTCTTGGAGTCGCGTACGTGTATCGCCTCGGGGCAGGAGGCGACCTCTATGCAGTCGCCGGAGGCGCTGCTGCTGTAGCTGGACTTGTGCCAGGAGAGTGCGACTTCGACGCAGTCGTCGCCGTCGCCGCTGCTGTAGCTGCTCTTGAACCAGGCCAGTGCGCTCGCGCTCATAGTGCTCCTCGCAATCGCTTCAGCAGGCTCAGGGAGTCTTCAAGGGAGAGAGCCTGCGAGCGCATCCTGGCATATCGGAGTTGCAGGACGCTGAGCACTTTCGGGTCGGAGACGAACTGTCCGGTCTCCTGCCCTTCGTTGTAGCCGAAGCACTTGTTATCCGGTGTTTCCAGAAGTTGCATGGGCCCCGCCAACCCCGCGTGGTTTTCCCTTACCAGCGGCATCACTTGAACCTCTACGTTCCGCAGTCCTGCGATCTCAAGGACGTGGTCGATCAGCTCCCGCGTGACCCCAACTCCCCCGGTGCGGCGTAGAAACAGATGCTCTTCCAGGATGAAGCTGTATGCCGTGTTGGGCCGCTCCGTAAGCAGGCGCTTCCGCTCCGCCCGTGCCGCCCAGTTCGCGTCGATCTGAACGTCGTCCATCGGCGGAAGCTGATTCACGAACAATGTCCGCGCATACGCCTCCGTCTGCAACAACCCAGGAATCAGGCGGCATTCGTACGTACTGAGGCTGATCGCCTCCGCCTCCAGCCGCGCCCACTGGCGAAACCACTTCGCCAGCCCCGGCTGCCGCGACAGGTGCCGTGCCGCGCCGCGCAGCGCTCCGAACGCGTCGAGGACCTGCTCGACCTTCTCGACGAACTCCGGTTGCGGGAAGCGCCGTCCCTGCTCGAACGAGGCGATGCTCGTCGGTGAGTAGCTGACGAGCGGTGCCAGCTCCTCCTGGGTCAGCCCCGCTCGTTTCCGGAACGCCTTCAGTACCTCGCCGAACGCCTTGAGACTGTCGGAGGTCTCCGGTTCGCCATGCGAACCAGTACCGCCCCGGCTGTCGCTCTCGCCCCCGTCGGCACCGTCTTCCCCGGCCATTCCGCCCGTGACGTCCGTCATCTCCGGCCGCCCCCTCGCACATTCGTAAATCCGCACACTCTGAACTCATGCATCGTCACGGACGGTCACATCCGCTGTCCATTGCCCGTGCGCGTACGCTGCCTCCGCGTACGAGCGTCCCGCGGTGTGGCACGGCGACGGCCGAACTGCCTTGTTTCCACCGCTCTTTCATGAATTTCCGCATGGTGTGGCGTGTTCTTGACAAGAACTGCACGGCGGCGTGACCGTCTTGTCTCTCCAGCCCGGCGCCAACACCCACGGAAGGCAATGTCCCCATGAGTTCACGTCCTGTCAGAGTGCTGGTATCGGTCCTCACCGGTGCGGGTCTGGCGCTCGCCGCGCCCGCCGCCGTACCCGCGCTCGCAAGCTCCGCGCCCGCCGCCGCGGCCGGCGCGAAGGCCGCCGACGCCTGCTACACCTGGAGCGGGACGCTCAGCGAAGGCGCGTCGGGTGAGGCCGTACGGCAGCTTCAGATCAGGGTCGCCGGGTACCCGGGGTCGGGCAGCCAGCTCTCCGTGGACGGCCAGTTCGGCCCGGCCACCAAGGCCGCCGTGCAGCGCTTCCAGTCGGCCTACGGGCTGCCCGCCGACGGCGTCGCGGGCGCGCAGACCTTCGCCAAGATCTACGAGTTGCAGGACGACGACTGCACGCCCGCCAACTTCAGCTACGACGAACTCAACAACTGCAACTCCGACTGGTCCGGCGGCAAGGTCGACGCGGCCACGGCACGCGCCAACGCCCTCGTCACCATGTGGAAGCTCCAGGCCATGCGGCACGCCATGGGCGACGCACCGATCACCGTGAACGGCGGCTTCCGCAGCGTCGCCTGCAACAGCTCGGTCGGCGGCGCCGCCAACTCCCGCCACATGTACGGCCACGCGGCCGACCTGGGCGCCGGTTCGCAGGGCTTCTGCGCCCTGGCGCAGGCCGCACGCAACCACGGCTTCACCGAGATCCTCGGCCCCGGCTACCCGGGCCACGACGACCACACCCATGTCGCGGGCGGCGACGGCCAGTTCTGGTCGGCCCCCGACTGCGGTATCTGACACGCCACTTCGCATCGCACCACGCCGCTTCGCATCGGCACCACGACGCCCGTCCCGGCTCCTTCCGCCGGGGCGGGCGTCTGCTGTGCCGCCCCGCGACTCCGTCCGGCGGCAGACCCGGGCAGGGATGTGATCACGGCCTCGTTCCGCCGCCCTCACCTGGGGTGTGCTGCCCGCGATGTGTACGTTGTCGGGGGACTGCCCGCCCGGCGAGCACCGGGCACGGGGCACGGGCAGTCGTTCCGAACGTCGGGGGAATGCGATGGGCGCCCGCAGGGGGCGAGCCGCTACAGCGAAGTGGCGGCGGCAGCAGGGGAGTTCCGCGCAACGGTCCGCAGCCGATCCGTTCTCAGGTCCTTGCCCGTACGCAGCCCGCGCACAGCCTCCGCGGCTGCCGGGGGGAGGGGGCGGAGGACCTGTCACGGGTGCGCCGTGTCCCTTAGGGTCGGAATGTCTCGTCGAACGGGGGTGTCATGCTGACGGAGGAGTTCGAGGACGCCGACTCGGCACGGGAGCATGTGCTGGGGGCGTTGGGGGAGTTCCGCAGGTCGTTGCTGGTGGTCCCGATCCGGGACGGCGGGGTCCTCGCCGGGGATCAGGGCGGCCTGCGGTGGATATTCGCGTTCACCGACGTGGACACGTTGACGGCGTTCGCGCGGGCGCGGGACGAGGGCGGGGAGTGGGAGTTCCGCCGTGTGTACGGGGCGCGGTTGCTGGATGAGACCTTGGCGGAGGTCGGGGTCCCGTGTGGTATCGCGGTCGATGTGGGCAGCGAGGGGGCGTTCCTGCTGCCCCCGGCGAAGGGGATCGTTCCGGATGAGGTGGCTGTGACCGAGGAGCCGGAGGGGGCGTAGGCGTGGGCGGGGGTTACAAGTTCGATCCCGCGGCGGCCAAGCAGGTCGAGCAGGGTCTGAAGGCGGCGACGGCCGAGCTGGAGGAGACGGGGTACTTCTCGATCACCGCGCAGCAGGGACACGGGTTTCAGTTCCTGTCGATGTCCGGCATGGAGATGGGCAGCGGTGAACTGGCCGACGTGTTCGGGCAGTTCTGCGGCCGGTGGGGCCTGGCGATCCACGGCAAGATGCAGGATCTCAACGACATCGCGCAGCGGCTGGGGTTGTCGGCGGGGCTCTATCACGAGCAGGAGCAGTATGTGAACGACACCCTCAAGGAGGTTGCCGTCACGGCCGGCTCCTACAACCCGCAGCAGGGCGTAGCGGAGGGGGAGAAGGCGGGGGAGAAGTCCTGGGGCGAGGTGTGGGACGGGGTGAAGCCCCGGGCTGAGGGCGATCTGTCGATGCCGGACTGGGGCGAGATGGGGGATCAGTGGGGCCAGGTCGGGGACGACTTCGGGAACTCTCCGTGGCAGGACGTGGCGGGTCCGGATCGGTGGGACGACTCGGACTGGCAGTGGGACGGGCCGCCGCCTGAGCAGGGGCAGCAGAGTCAGCAGGGCGGCCAGGGCAACGACAGGGGCAGCGGGGGGAATTGACCGGTGGGGCTGGGGGACGCGTTCAACGACGCCGTCGGCGCGGCGAAGGACGGGATGGAGGCCGTCGGCGACGGCGTCGAGTGGGTCGGCGACAAGGCCGCCGACGGCCTGGACAGCGTGGGCCTGGAAGGCGCCGCGGAGGGAGTGCGGGACGCGGGCGAGTGGGCGGCCGACAAACTCGGTGCCGACGTCGCCGAGCGGCAGCTCGGCGAGACCGAGGACCCGAAGGAGATCATCCACGGCGACGTGGAGAAGCTGACCGATCGGGCCGAGCATCTGCGGGACTTCTCCAAGGCCTTCGACAATCTCGGCTCCGGACTCAAACGCCTGGACGTGCACGGCTGGGAGGGCGAGGCCGGGGAGGCGTTCCGCGCGGAGTTCGCCCCGCAGCCGAAGTTCTGGATTCAGGCGGCGGACGCGTGCGAGGCCGCCGCGAAGCAGATGGTCCAGTACGCCTCGACGGTGCAGTGGGCGCAGGGCGAGGCCAAGGAGGCCATCGCCCTGTACAAGAAGTCGAAGGCCGCCTCGGACAAGGCCGTCGGCGACTACAACGCGAAGGCCGACGAGTGGAACCGTAAGAACGACTCCGGCCAGGACCCGGGCCCCAAGCCGCCGCCGTTCCAGGACCCGGGCAAGGCCGGGCTGGACCGCGCCCAGCACATGGTCGGCGAGGCCCGGCACCAGCGCGACGACGCCGCACGCCGGGCGAGGGACGCGGTGAAGGGGCTCGTGGAGCAGGCGCCGGAGATGCCCGGCGGCTGGGAGCTGATCAAGTCCGCCGGCCGGGACATGGCCGAGGGCATGGCGCTCAGCAATATGCATGTCACTGGCGGGGTGTTGAAGGGCCTGGGCGAGACCGTGGGCCTGGTGCGGATGCTGAACCCGACCGACCCGTACAACATGACCCACCCCGGCCAGTACCTCCAGAACATGAACGGCGTCGCCACGGGCCTGGCCTCCACCGTCGCCCACCCCGAACGCCTCGTCGGCATCGTGAAGAACCAGAACTGGCGCGACCCTTCCGAGGCCATCGGGAAGATCGCCGTGGACCTCATCGGCGGCAAGGGCTCCGGCGGCCTCGTCAAGGGCGGACTCAAAGGCGGTCTGAAAGCCGGCGGCAAAGAGGCCATCGAGCAGGGCGCGAAGGAAGGCGCCCGCAAGTCGGTCAAGGAACGCCTCACCGACCTCGCCCGGGACCTGAATTGCAAGGTCCTGCGCAACGAGCCCGTCGACATGGCCACCGGGCGGATGGTGCTGCCGCAGACCGACGTCAGCCTGCCGGGCACGTTCCCGCTGGCCTTCAACCGTACTTTCGAGTCCGCGTACCGCAACGGCGGCTGGTTCGGGCCGGCTTGGGCCTCCACCATCGACGAGCGTCTGGAGGTCGACGCCGAAGGTGTCGTGCACGTCGCCGCCGACGGCAGTGTGCGCGCCTACCCCCATCCCGCGCCCGGCCTGCCCGTCTCCCCGGAGAGGGGAGTGCCGTGGTCGCTGGAACGTCACCCCGACGGCTCGTACATCCTCCACGACCCGGTCGAGCGGATCACCCGCACTTTCGAAGCCCCCGCCGGAGTGGAGCCGGGCGGCGACGGCATCGCCAGGCTCGCGTCCACGTCCGACGCACAGGGCAACTGGACCTCCGTCGAATGGGACCTCGGCGAGCCCCACTCGATGACCCACTCCGGCGGCTACGAACTCACCTTCACCTGCGACGCGGGCCGCATCACGGCACTGGCGCTCAGCACGCCGGAAGGCCCGCTGCGGCTGCGCTCCTACGCGTACAGCGAGCGCGGCTTCCTCACCTCAGTCGCCGACTCCGAGGACCGCGCCACCGAGTACGACGTGGACGAGCGCGGCCGCATCACCAAGTGGACGGACAGCAACGGCCGTTCGTTCTCGTACACCTACGACGACGAGGACCGCTGCATACACCACGAGGGCGAAGCCGGGCATCTCAAGGCCCGCTTCGAGTACGGCCTGGACAGCCGCGAGCCCGGATGCACGACGACGCGGGTGACCGACTCCTTCGGCCACACCTCCCTGTTCACCGTCGACGCCCGGCTGCGAATCGTCGCGGAGACCGACCGCGCCGGACGCACCACCCGCACCTCCTACGACGAACAGCACCGGCCGCTGGCGGTCACGGACGCGCTGGGGGCGACGTTCACCTACCGGTACGACGACGTGGGCCGCCTGCTTGAAATTGAACGCCCGGACGGGACCACCGCCTCTGTGGCATACGACGAGCACGGCAACCTCGTCGAACTGCGTGACCCGGACGGCGCGGCCACCCACCGCTCCTACGACGAGGCCGGCCGACTTGTCGGCACCGTCCGCCCGGACGGCACTGCCACCGTCCTCGCATACGACGATCACGGCCGCTTGGCCTCGGTCACGGACCCGCTTGGCCAGGTCACGTTGGTGGAGTGCAACCCTGCCGGTCTGCCGACGAGGGTGGTCGACCCTCTCGGAGCCGCCACCGTCTACCGTCGTGATGCGTTCGGCCGGCCTGTTGCCGTGACTGATGCGCTGGGTAACACCACGGAGCTGACTTGGACGACTGGAGGGAAGCTAGCTCGCCGTACACGCCCCGACGGCGCAACGGAAGCCTGGGAGTGGGACGGTGAAGGCAACCTTCTGCTGTACACCGACCAGATCGACAGCGTCACGAAGTACGAGTACACACACTTCGACCTGCTGGCTGCCCGTACCGACCCTGACGGCTCCCGGCACGTCTTTACTTACGACACCGAACTGCGGCTGCGACGGGTTACCAACCCCCAAGGCCTGAACTGGAAATACGAGTACGACCCCACCGGCCTGGTTGTCGGCGAAGTCGACTTCGACGGCCGCTCCCTGCACTACTGGTACGACGGCGTCGGCCGTCTGAGCATGCGGTCCAACATGCTGGGACAGTCCGTCAGCTACAAGCGGGACGAGCTAGGTCGCATTACGAGCAAGAATGTCGACGGCGACGAGATCGTGTACGCCTACGACCCGGCCGGGCGCCTGCTCTGCGCCGCGACATCAGATTCGGAACTCGTTCTCCAGCGCGA from Streptomyces marispadix includes:
- a CDS encoding sugar phosphate isomerase/epimerase family protein — translated: MPRQFTLFTGQWADLPLEEVCRLASDFGYDGLELACWGDHFEVDRALAEPDYVAGRRALLEKYGLKCWAISNHLVGQAVCDDPVDERHKGILPARIWGDGEPEGVRQRAAAELKNTARAAAAFGVRTVVGFTGSSIWHLVAMFPPVPPHMVDRGYEDFAERWNPILDVFDAEGVRFAHEVHPSEIAYDYWTTHRALEAIGRRPAFGLNFDPSHFVWQDLDPTGFLYDYRDRIYHVDCKEARTRLDGRNGRLGSHLPWGDPRRGWDFVSAGHGDVAWEDVFRMLHSIGYDGPVSVEWEDAGMDRLAGAPEALRRLKAFDYDPPASSFDAAFSS
- a CDS encoding DUF397 domain-containing protein; this encodes MSASALAWFKSSYSSGDGDDCVEVALSWHKSSYSSSASGDCIEVASCPEAIHVRDSKNTEGPQLALSPTAWANFVSYASRA
- a CDS encoding Gfo/Idh/MocA family protein, whose translation is MVGYAFMGAAHSQGWRTVGRVFELPLTPVMTAVCGRDADAVRAAAGRLGWTAAETDWREMIARDDIQLVDICTPGESHAEIAVAALDAGKHVLCEKPLANSVDEAEEMAAAARRARERGQSAMVGFNYRRTPALAFARRMVAEGRLGELRHVRVSYLQDWLVDPAFPLAWRLRREAAGSGALGDLGAHAVDIAQHLAGSPLAGVSAQTETFVTERPLPGEGAGGAVGPVTVDDAAIFNGRLTSGALASFEVSRVAAGRKNALRVELNGTLGSVEFDLERLNELHFHDHTDSAEESGFRRILVTESEHPYLEAWWPPGHGLGYEHTFVHQARDLLYAIATGTDPEPSFADGLQVQRVLAAVEESAAKHSAYIAVGGD
- a CDS encoding substrate-binding domain-containing protein, whose protein sequence is MHENPNPSSGSRTSRRNVLFGTAAAGAALLTGCTSNKSNDDKDAAGQANVADDRPGKKVTIGFAGPQADHGWLNAINEQAKERAKKYQDVTLEATEGSNDNAQQVGQIETLINKKVDVLVILPADGKALTQVGLKAMRAGIPVVNLDRVFASQQAYRCWIGGDNYGMGLNAGRYIGEKLKDKKNAKVVELAGIDNLELTRERTEGFDDALKNYPNIKKVARQAAEFTVESGQSKMAQLLRAEPKFDALWNHDDDQGVGAERAIEQAGRDDFLMVGGAGSRRVMDSIKADDSVIKATVLYPPTMAASAIDLARALGQGKGIGGLAEFEIPASLTLYSAVVTKENVDEYLPTGFK
- a CDS encoding helix-turn-helix domain-containing protein, with the translated sequence MAGEDGADGGESDSRGGTGSHGEPETSDSLKAFGEVLKAFRKRAGLTQEELAPLVSYSPTSIASFEQGRRFPQPEFVEKVEQVLDAFGALRGAARHLSRQPGLAKWFRQWARLEAEAISLSTYECRLIPGLLQTEAYARTLFVNQLPPMDDVQIDANWAARAERKRLLTERPNTAYSFILEEHLFLRRTGGVGVTRELIDHVLEIAGLRNVEVQVMPLVRENHAGLAGPMQLLETPDNKCFGYNEGQETGQFVSDPKVLSVLQLRYARMRSQALSLEDSLSLLKRLRGAL
- a CDS encoding SseB family protein, whose translation is MLTEEFEDADSAREHVLGALGEFRRSLLVVPIRDGGVLAGDQGGLRWIFAFTDVDTLTAFARARDEGGEWEFRRVYGARLLDETLAEVGVPCGIAVDVGSEGAFLLPPAKGIVPDEVAVTEEPEGA
- a CDS encoding putative T7SS-secreted protein, with the translated sequence MGLGDAFNDAVGAAKDGMEAVGDGVEWVGDKAADGLDSVGLEGAAEGVRDAGEWAADKLGADVAERQLGETEDPKEIIHGDVEKLTDRAEHLRDFSKAFDNLGSGLKRLDVHGWEGEAGEAFRAEFAPQPKFWIQAADACEAAAKQMVQYASTVQWAQGEAKEAIALYKKSKAASDKAVGDYNAKADEWNRKNDSGQDPGPKPPPFQDPGKAGLDRAQHMVGEARHQRDDAARRARDAVKGLVEQAPEMPGGWELIKSAGRDMAEGMALSNMHVTGGVLKGLGETVGLVRMLNPTDPYNMTHPGQYLQNMNGVATGLASTVAHPERLVGIVKNQNWRDPSEAIGKIAVDLIGGKGSGGLVKGGLKGGLKAGGKEAIEQGAKEGARKSVKERLTDLARDLNCKVLRNEPVDMATGRMVLPQTDVSLPGTFPLAFNRTFESAYRNGGWFGPAWASTIDERLEVDAEGVVHVAADGSVRAYPHPAPGLPVSPERGVPWSLERHPDGSYILHDPVERITRTFEAPAGVEPGGDGIARLASTSDAQGNWTSVEWDLGEPHSMTHSGGYELTFTCDAGRITALALSTPEGPLRLRSYAYSERGFLTSVADSEDRATEYDVDERGRITKWTDSNGRSFSYTYDDEDRCIHHEGEAGHLKARFEYGLDSREPGCTTTRVTDSFGHTSLFTVDARLRIVAETDRAGRTTRTSYDEQHRPLAVTDALGATFTYRYDDVGRLLEIERPDGTTASVAYDEHGNLVELRDPDGAATHRSYDEAGRLVGTVRPDGTATVLAYDDHGRLASVTDPLGQVTLVECNPAGLPTRVVDPLGAATVYRRDAFGRPVAVTDALGNTTELTWTTGGKLARRTRPDGATEAWEWDGEGNLLLYTDQIDSVTKYEYTHFDLLAARTDPDGSRHVFTYDTELRLRRVTNPQGLNWKYEYDPTGLVVGEVDFDGRSLHYWYDGVGRLSMRSNMLGQSVSYKRDELGRITSKNVDGDEIVYAYDPAGRLLCAATSDSELVLQRDRMGRIRTEMYEGRVLDFDRDELGRTIRRTTPAGAVTAYAYDPAGNRVGIDLEGHTLTSVFDAAGHEVERRMDAAVTWANSWDTAGRLIGQIVTSDSVVDGSRLGTVQQRNYEYRADGHLAGLTDYLNGTRRFSLDRVGRITQVTGANWTETYTYDAAGNITHATWPHAHSEEAAGAREYAGMRLARAGRWTYIHDEVGRVIERRKTRLSRKPDVWRYVWNAEDRLTSCTTPDGTVWTYRYDPLGRRSAKQRLDTNGRVVEETVFTWDGNQLLEQATTLGVTRSVALTWEYDGLIPLAQAERAYEVDTQQAVDTRFFAIVTDLVGTPKELVSTRGELAWRTRSTLWGTTAVAHGATAHTPLRHPGQYADPETGLNYNLNRHYDPATARYMSPDPAGLGPAPNPMAWVQNPLAWADPLGLAKCDPADGMTNRERPPVDGDTNYVVDDPNDWSKTITDIDRVEGDTLWEEKQATGQDPRINTERWVEKHVFKKLDSYVEARAHLEGWQNAKLGMDFTTPGATPEFKAAVDQAIGQWKANNPGSEVRVRWAS
- a CDS encoding D-Ala-D-Ala carboxypeptidase family metallohydrolase is translated as MSSRPVRVLVSVLTGAGLALAAPAAVPALASSAPAAAAGAKAADACYTWSGTLSEGASGEAVRQLQIRVAGYPGSGSQLSVDGQFGPATKAAVQRFQSAYGLPADGVAGAQTFAKIYELQDDDCTPANFSYDELNNCNSDWSGGKVDAATARANALVTMWKLQAMRHAMGDAPITVNGGFRSVACNSSVGGAANSRHMYGHAADLGAGSQGFCALAQAARNHGFTEILGPGYPGHDDHTHVAGGDGQFWSAPDCGI